Proteins encoded together in one Halothermothrix orenii H 168 window:
- the fliR gene encoding flagellar biosynthetic protein FliR, protein MTLEDMLVNQTYQFLLIMFRYLGLFLIAPVFGSRVYPVRVKVSLALMLTFITLPLIGGQTVELPQQTVGILLDVIRESLIGFIIGYIFYLVFASIQLAGQFIDVRMGFAIANVMDPISGVTAPVVGQFKNIMAILVFLAINGHHLLLEGLYRSFQIIPLRGLTLGSEVFNLLFRTTGNMFIIAFKIALPVMGTLFIADVVFGFLARTVPQMNIFIIGLPMKILIGFIMLILSLGVAVYFFQDLFSEFYRELIKIIKLMG, encoded by the coding sequence ATGACTTTAGAAGATATGCTCGTTAACCAGACATACCAGTTTCTACTTATTATGTTTCGATATTTAGGTCTTTTTTTAATAGCACCCGTTTTTGGTAGCAGGGTTTATCCTGTCAGGGTTAAAGTGTCTCTGGCATTGATGTTAACCTTTATTACCCTGCCGCTAATTGGTGGACAGACCGTGGAACTACCACAGCAGACTGTCGGTATTCTGCTTGATGTGATACGGGAGTCTTTAATAGGATTTATTATAGGTTATATTTTTTATCTTGTATTCGCTTCAATTCAGCTTGCTGGACAGTTTATTGATGTCAGGATGGGTTTTGCCATAGCCAATGTTATGGACCCCATTTCAGGAGTTACTGCCCCAGTCGTGGGCCAGTTCAAGAATATAATGGCCATACTGGTTTTTCTGGCAATTAACGGGCATCACCTGCTTCTTGAAGGTTTATACAGGTCCTTTCAGATAATACCATTGAGGGGTTTAACCCTGGGTTCTGAAGTATTTAACCTTTTATTTAGAACCACCGGTAATATGTTTATCATAGCCTTTAAAATTGCCCTACCGGTGATGGGAACTCTTTTTATTGCCGATGTTGTATTTGGTTTTCTGGCCCGCACTGTTCCCCAGATGAATATTTTTATTATCGGGCTTCCCATGAAAATATTAATTGGTTTTATAATGTTAATATTATCCCTGGGAGTAGCAGTTTACTTTTTCCAGGATCTGTTCTCTGAATTTTATCGGGAACTTATCAAAATTATTAAGCTGATGGGTTAG
- the fliQ gene encoding flagellar biosynthesis protein FliQ has translation MDKALVIDIGRNALFVVLKIIAPVIGFGLITGLLVAIFQATTQIQEQTLAFVPKILAVLISIAIFGPWMLSTIVDFVTSLFQHIPTYIG, from the coding sequence GTGGATAAAGCACTGGTAATAGATATTGGCCGGAATGCTCTGTTTGTTGTTTTAAAGATTATTGCACCGGTAATCGGCTTTGGTTTGATAACCGGACTCCTTGTTGCCATTTTCCAGGCCACAACCCAGATTCAGGAACAGACTCTCGCCTTTGTTCCCAAAATACTGGCAGTTTTAATCTCAATAGCTATATTCGGTCCCTGGATGTTGAGCACAATTGTCGATTTTGTGACTTCATTATTTCAGCATATTCCTACATATATTGGATAA
- the fliP gene encoding flagellar type III secretion system pore protein FliP (The bacterial flagellar biogenesis protein FliP forms a type III secretion system (T3SS)-type pore required for flagellar assembly.) — MNKKIAVVLLTVIILTGILSCKAGAVEFQLPDINLQINGSNPAEGEDLVLSLRILLLLTVLSLAPALLVMVTSFTRVIVVLGLIRQALATRRMPPNQVLIGLALFLTVFIMAPVWQDINEQALQPYLNNEITTQQAYDRGIKPIRDFMFKQTREKDLALFVNMTGIERPENRADIPTYVLIPAFVISELKTAFQIGFLIYLPFLMIDMVVASILMSMGMLMLPPIIISLPFKLLLFILVDGWYLVIESLVKTFY, encoded by the coding sequence ATGAATAAAAAGATTGCAGTAGTTTTATTGACAGTTATTATCTTGACAGGTATTTTGAGTTGTAAAGCAGGTGCAGTTGAATTTCAATTACCGGATATAAACCTCCAGATCAATGGTTCTAATCCTGCTGAAGGAGAAGACCTGGTCCTGTCACTGAGAATTTTATTACTTTTAACTGTATTATCCCTGGCACCTGCCCTTCTGGTTATGGTAACATCATTTACCAGGGTAATCGTTGTTCTCGGATTGATCAGGCAGGCTCTGGCTACCAGGAGAATGCCGCCAAACCAGGTTCTGATAGGACTGGCTTTATTTCTAACAGTATTCATTATGGCCCCAGTCTGGCAGGACATAAACGAACAGGCTCTGCAACCATACTTAAATAATGAAATTACCACCCAGCAAGCCTATGATCGAGGTATTAAACCGATCAGGGATTTTATGTTTAAGCAAACCAGGGAAAAGGATCTGGCCTTATTTGTTAATATGACGGGAATAGAAAGGCCTGAAAACCGGGCAGACATTCCAACATATGTCCTGATTCCTGCCTTTGTTATAAGTGAACTGAAAACGGCCTTTCAGATAGGGTTTTTAATCTATCTGCCTTTTTTAATGATAGACATGGTAGTGGCCAGTATTCTGATGTCAATGGGGATGTTGATGTTGCCTCCGATTATTATCTCCCTGCCGTTTAAGCTCTTACTGTTTATTCTGGTAGACGGCTGGTATCTGGTAATAGAATCCCTGGTTAAGACATTTTACTGA
- a CDS encoding flagellar biosynthetic protein FliO, translating to MNYGWELARVTIYTLLIIGLIYLGFYLWKRGLGYQKTGRHIHIIERVFLGPKKSLVLLLVKEKLVLVGIDEKGFHVISEWDDQDIDIPDLKQEVNFKGYFQNLISRNRRDQDE from the coding sequence ATGAATTACGGCTGGGAACTTGCCAGAGTGACAATATATACTTTATTAATTATAGGATTAATCTACCTGGGTTTTTACCTCTGGAAAAGGGGCCTGGGTTACCAGAAAACAGGAAGGCATATTCATATAATTGAAAGGGTTTTTCTGGGACCAAAAAAAAGTCTGGTTTTACTCCTGGTTAAAGAAAAACTTGTTCTGGTAGGTATTGATGAAAAGGGTTTTCATGTAATATCTGAGTGGGATGATCAGGATATAGATATTCCTGATTTAAAGCAGGAAGTAAATTTCAAGGGTTATTTCCAGAATTTAATTTCCCGTAACAGGCGTGATCAGGATGAATAA